In Gemmatimonadaceae bacterium, the following are encoded in one genomic region:
- a CDS encoding HNH endonuclease: MVLGCLALNASYEPLTMVPMRRALRLVIDGKAEIVETDTDRVVRSERLTMPRPAVIRLTKFIHVPRRFRRQVTNTFLFARDHYRCQYCGRHITELKPREALTRDHLIPLSRGGSNEWTNVVAACSPCNTRKGNRLPDEIGMHPLTHPVEPHFVHLSWAVRRLTPTQARYIKTFYGSEVLHHLEQLEQRGLRHPLGHGHAHGHAHAH; encoded by the coding sequence ATGGTGCTTGGTTGCCTGGCATTGAACGCGTCATATGAGCCGCTGACGATGGTTCCGATGCGGCGGGCGCTTCGTCTCGTGATCGACGGCAAGGCTGAGATCGTCGAGACGGATACCGACCGCGTCGTTCGATCCGAGCGGCTGACTATGCCGCGCCCGGCGGTCATCCGGCTGACGAAGTTCATTCACGTCCCGCGCCGCTTCCGCCGTCAGGTCACCAACACGTTCCTGTTCGCGCGCGATCACTATCGCTGCCAATACTGCGGACGGCACATCACCGAGCTCAAGCCGCGCGAGGCGCTGACGCGCGACCACCTCATTCCGTTGTCGCGCGGCGGCAGCAATGAGTGGACGAACGTGGTCGCGGCCTGCAGCCCGTGCAACACGCGCAAAGGCAATCGGTTGCCCGACGAAATCGGAATGCATCCGTTGACGCATCCGGTCGAACCGCACTTCGTGCACCTGAGTTGGGCGGTGCGCCGCCTGACGCCGACGCAGGCGCGCTACATCAAGACGTTCTACGGCAGCGAAGTCCTGCACCATCTCGAGCAGCTCGAGCAACGGGGGCTGCGGCATCCGCTGGGACATGGCCACGCGCACGGGCATGCGCACGCACACTGA
- a CDS encoding sigma-54 dependent transcriptional regulator — MPSVLIIDDEPNIRRMVGALLSAEGYEVRDAQDGASGLARATEAEPDVVLLDLMMPGDMDGMATLARVRESVPEVPVIMMSGRAGLSDAVKATKLGAFNFLEKPLSPESVLLALSSAIELRQARREAKVLRADLGLSGEMIGDSPAMQQVRELIARVAPSDARVVVTGESGTGKELVAAAIHHDSTRRERPFVRVNCAAIPRDLVESEMFGHERGAFTGATDRRIGRFELAHRGTLFLDEVGDLGAEAQAKLLRAIEAKEIERVGGGKPIAVDVRIVSATNKDLTRAVADGSFREDLLFRLNVIPIHIPPLRERPSDIPALVRHFSALHRMRTGQPLPAWTDDAIAAFTRYGWPGNVRELANIIERLAILHAGKIVDDAAVAAVLPVERASRNNHTPSPLADPVALDHSLSDTLDDYERLLISRALSMAGGNVAEAARRLKTDRPNLYRRMRRLGIGVGAAS, encoded by the coding sequence ATGCCCAGCGTTCTGATCATCGACGACGAGCCGAACATCCGACGCATGGTTGGTGCGTTGCTGTCGGCGGAAGGGTACGAGGTACGCGACGCGCAGGACGGAGCCTCGGGTCTCGCACGCGCGACCGAGGCCGAGCCGGATGTGGTGCTGCTCGATTTGATGATGCCGGGCGACATGGACGGGATGGCGACGCTCGCCCGCGTGCGCGAGTCGGTGCCCGAGGTGCCGGTGATCATGATGAGCGGCCGCGCCGGATTGAGCGACGCGGTCAAAGCCACCAAACTCGGCGCCTTCAATTTTCTTGAAAAGCCGCTGAGTCCCGAGAGCGTGCTGCTCGCGCTGTCGTCGGCGATCGAGTTGCGCCAGGCGCGGCGCGAAGCAAAAGTGTTGCGCGCGGATCTCGGCTTGAGCGGCGAGATGATCGGCGACAGTCCCGCGATGCAGCAGGTGCGAGAGCTCATCGCGCGCGTGGCGCCGAGTGACGCGCGCGTCGTGGTCACGGGCGAATCCGGAACGGGCAAGGAGCTCGTCGCCGCGGCGATTCACCACGACAGCACGCGGCGCGAACGGCCGTTCGTGCGCGTCAACTGCGCGGCGATTCCCCGCGACCTGGTCGAGAGCGAGATGTTCGGCCACGAACGCGGCGCGTTCACGGGCGCGACCGATCGGCGCATTGGGCGGTTCGAGCTGGCGCATCGCGGGACGCTCTTCCTCGATGAAGTCGGCGATCTCGGCGCCGAGGCGCAGGCGAAGTTGTTGCGGGCGATCGAGGCGAAGGAGATCGAGCGCGTCGGCGGCGGGAAGCCGATCGCGGTCGACGTGCGCATCGTGTCGGCGACGAACAAGGATCTGACGCGGGCGGTGGCGGACGGATCGTTCCGTGAGGATTTGCTATTTAGACTCAATGTGATACCAATTCACATTCCTCCACTGCGCGAGCGGCCGAGCGACATTCCGGCCCTCGTGCGACACTTCTCCGCCCTGCACCGCATGCGCACCGGCCAGCCGCTGCCGGCGTGGACCGACGATGCGATCGCCGCGTTCACGCGCTACGGCTGGCCCGGCAACGTCCGCGAGCTCGCGAACATCATCGAGCGCCTGGCGATTCTGCACGCCGGCAAGATCGTGGACGACGCCGCGGTTGCCGCCGTGTTGCCGGTCGAACGCGCATCACGTAACAATCATACGCCGTCGCCGCTCGCCGATCCCGTCGCACTGGATCACTCCTTGAGCGACACGCTCGACGATTATGAGCGTTTACTCATTTCACGCGCGCTGTCGATGGCCGGCGGCAACGTCGCCGAGGCGGCGCGCCGGCTCAAGACCGATCGTCCGAATCTGTACCGCCGCATGCGCCGCCTGGGTATTGGCGTCGGCGCGGCGTCATGA
- a CDS encoding HAMP domain-containing sensor histidine kinase gives MKRVGFRGRLFLILLAFALIPSVLISSAWSTMGSVVLPLAGATAAWDSLTATGERAIAAARSAPLTAEERRAVDVHEQNLRQSLVMSRRADFVFHELARKLALATLFTVLLIGIVASRVAGHLSRNLSRPLQDLVGWTERIGRGEPLPTTPPRRGAPEFEVLRRGMRAMASELELGRARALEAERAAALRESARQVAHELKNPLTPIRFAVDRLRRDAPPELSETVEVLAIESERLENMARSFAQFGRLPEGPSAAVDVGELARYTARTAIPPTLASNVSVGDDVPMIEGHHDALARALTNVILNAVDACAADGRVDVSVRKTSMPGEHEAVEIAVADSGCGISPDRLARIWDPYVTSKPGGTGLGLAIARQTVLAHRGMVQAESAVGRGTTIRFLLPAATGTTGTNGRRTNGD, from the coding sequence GTGAAGCGTGTCGGATTTCGCGGCCGCCTCTTTCTCATCCTGCTGGCCTTCGCGCTCATTCCGTCGGTGTTGATCTCGTCCGCGTGGAGCACCATGGGTTCGGTGGTGCTGCCCTTGGCGGGAGCGACCGCCGCGTGGGATAGTCTCACGGCGACGGGCGAGCGGGCAATCGCCGCGGCACGGAGTGCGCCGCTGACCGCGGAGGAACGTCGTGCCGTTGATGTCCACGAACAAAACCTGCGGCAAAGTCTGGTGATGTCCAGGCGCGCCGACTTCGTCTTTCACGAACTGGCGCGCAAGCTGGCGCTCGCGACCCTGTTCACCGTGCTGCTCATCGGTATCGTGGCGTCGCGCGTCGCCGGACATCTCAGCCGCAATTTGAGTCGCCCCCTTCAAGACCTCGTCGGATGGACGGAGCGCATCGGCCGCGGTGAACCGTTGCCGACGACGCCGCCGCGCCGCGGCGCGCCGGAGTTCGAGGTGCTGCGACGCGGGATGCGCGCCATGGCGAGTGAGCTCGAGCTCGGACGCGCGCGCGCCCTCGAGGCCGAACGGGCCGCCGCCCTGCGCGAGAGCGCACGCCAGGTCGCGCATGAACTAAAAAATCCGCTCACGCCGATTCGCTTCGCCGTCGACCGATTGCGCCGCGACGCGCCGCCCGAATTGAGCGAGACGGTCGAAGTGCTCGCGATCGAGTCGGAGCGCCTGGAGAACATGGCGCGCAGCTTCGCGCAGTTCGGCCGGCTGCCCGAAGGACCAAGTGCCGCGGTGGACGTCGGCGAGCTCGCGCGCTACACGGCGCGCACCGCGATTCCACCGACGCTCGCATCGAACGTGAGCGTCGGCGACGACGTGCCGATGATCGAAGGACATCACGACGCACTCGCGCGCGCGTTGACGAATGTGATTCTCAACGCTGTTGACGCATGCGCGGCGGACGGTCGCGTCGACGTGAGCGTTCGCAAGACATCGATGCCGGGCGAGCACGAGGCAGTGGAGATTGCGGTCGCGGACTCCGGGTGCGGCATTTCACCAGACCGGCTCGCGCGCATCTGGGATCCGTACGTGACGTCGAAGCCCGGCGGCACAGGACTCGGCCTCGCGATCGCGCGCCAGACCGTGCTCGCGCATCGCGGAATGGTCCAGGCGGAAAGCGCCGTCGGGCGCGGCACCACGATTCGATTTCTCTTGCCGGCGGCGACCGGCACCACCGGCACCAACGGGAGGCGGACGAATGGTGATTGA
- a CDS encoding secondary thiamine-phosphate synthase enzyme YjbQ: MKTHTDYLTFETKRRQEIIDITDQVDACRASAAIREGMVLVSAMHISASVFVNDHEPGLWQDILDWLEQSIAPWDPERYRHNTGTGEDNAAAHLRSLTIGHEVIVPVTAGRLDLGPWQRIFYGEWDGQRKKRVILKAMGE; this comes from the coding sequence ATGAAAACGCATACGGATTACCTCACGTTCGAGACGAAGCGCCGGCAGGAAATCATCGACATCACCGACCAGGTCGACGCCTGCCGCGCCTCGGCGGCCATTCGCGAAGGTATGGTGCTCGTCTCCGCGATGCACATCTCGGCATCGGTGTTCGTCAACGATCACGAACCGGGATTGTGGCAGGACATTCTCGATTGGCTCGAGCAGTCGATCGCGCCGTGGGATCCGGAGCGCTACCGGCACAATACCGGCACGGGTGAAGACAACGCGGCCGCGCATTTGCGCTCGTTGACGATCGGCCACGAGGTGATCGTCCCCGTGACGGCAGGGCGCCTCGACCTTGGCCCGTGGCAGCGCATCTTTTATGGCGAATGGGACGGGCAGCGGAAGAAGCGGGTGATATTGAAAGCCATGGGCGAATAG
- a CDS encoding NYN domain-containing protein, translating into MNSRHSRTPTRSASALIARGPQAVSAQQYGVQIHAPNAALLIDFDNVTMGIRSDLGKELRSLLSSEIIKGKVAVQRAYADWRRYPQYIVPLSEASIDLIFAPAYGASKKNATDIRLAIDALELVFTRPEIGTFILLSGDSDFSSLVIKLKEYGKYVIGVGIRESSSDLLVQNCDEYYSYNALAGLVKSSDDEQNARKYDPWELVTEAVQRMKRNNDVMRSDRLKQVMQEIDSTFDEKNLGISKFSRFCQEAAHRGLLSVTKLDNGQLEVDIPSTTPSTSTAMQTPRGDAEDLAVETSATTSEEREGREGREEREGREERGPRRSRRGRGGRGRDRGDRPERGDRPPERGERTDRAEQPARETSEPDASRDESKVAAEPVAAAPRPAQLELASEPSRASDGAGVGGERLTRAEAFDLVRRTVNDLVRGEESVRASEVRRRARQLLGRDSESLSDRMFVRILKDAHDENIIDLRRRGDDFEVGRSAESGSVADQVASNERAIKAASAAANPAIPQPRLGMGPRGGGARGGGGRGRLAVPPADLLSVGIVEEPAATPPAPQPSAADNGGARSPESASKRSRGGRGRGGAKKTAAAAPPPAPPPAAETAVAPAAKAKRGARGGAKKTATRARAKKGASATTEE; encoded by the coding sequence ATGAATTCTAGACATTCGCGCACGCCGACACGGTCGGCCAGCGCCCTCATTGCCCGCGGTCCGCAAGCTGTCAGCGCACAGCAGTACGGCGTGCAGATCCACGCCCCCAACGCGGCCCTCCTCATCGACTTCGACAACGTCACGATGGGGATTCGCTCCGATCTCGGAAAAGAGCTGCGCAGTCTGCTCTCGTCCGAGATCATCAAAGGCAAAGTCGCCGTGCAGCGGGCGTACGCCGACTGGCGGCGCTATCCGCAGTACATCGTGCCGCTTTCCGAAGCGTCCATCGATCTCATTTTCGCCCCGGCGTACGGCGCGTCCAAGAAGAACGCCACCGACATCCGCCTGGCGATCGACGCGCTCGAGCTCGTCTTCACCCGCCCCGAGATCGGCACGTTCATTCTGCTCTCCGGCGACTCCGATTTTTCGAGCCTCGTCATCAAGCTCAAGGAATACGGCAAGTACGTCATCGGCGTCGGCATTCGCGAATCGTCCAGCGATCTGCTCGTGCAGAACTGCGACGAGTACTACAGCTACAACGCCCTCGCCGGCCTCGTGAAGTCGAGCGACGACGAGCAGAATGCCCGCAAGTACGATCCGTGGGAGCTCGTCACCGAAGCGGTGCAGCGCATGAAGCGCAACAACGACGTCATGCGCTCCGACCGCCTGAAGCAGGTGATGCAGGAGATCGACTCCACGTTCGACGAAAAAAACCTCGGCATCTCCAAGTTCTCGCGCTTCTGCCAGGAGGCCGCGCATCGCGGCCTGCTCTCGGTGACGAAGCTCGATAACGGGCAGCTCGAGGTGGATATCCCCAGCACGACGCCGTCCACGTCGACCGCGATGCAAACGCCGCGCGGTGACGCCGAAGATTTGGCGGTCGAAACGTCGGCGACAACGAGCGAAGAGCGCGAGGGCCGTGAAGGCCGCGAAGAGCGTGAAGGTCGAGAGGAACGCGGGCCGCGCCGCAGCCGGCGTGGTCGTGGTGGTCGCGGCCGCGATCGTGGCGATCGTCCGGAGCGCGGCGATCGCCCGCCGGAGCGTGGCGAGCGAACCGATCGTGCCGAGCAGCCGGCGCGCGAAACTTCGGAACCCGACGCGAGCCGCGACGAGTCCAAAGTCGCTGCCGAGCCGGTGGCTGCTGCTCCGCGGCCGGCGCAACTCGAGCTCGCGTCCGAGCCGTCGCGCGCGTCGGACGGCGCGGGTGTTGGCGGCGAGCGCCTCACGCGCGCTGAAGCGTTCGATCTGGTGCGCCGCACGGTGAACGATCTCGTTCGTGGCGAAGAGTCTGTTCGCGCGAGCGAAGTTCGCCGTCGCGCGCGTCAACTGCTCGGTCGCGACTCCGAGAGTCTCAGCGACCGGATGTTCGTGCGCATCTTGAAGGACGCGCACGATGAGAACATCATCGACCTTCGCCGCCGCGGCGACGATTTCGAGGTCGGTCGTTCGGCCGAGTCAGGATCGGTGGCGGATCAGGTCGCGTCGAACGAACGGGCCATCAAGGCGGCATCGGCCGCCGCGAATCCCGCCATCCCGCAGCCGCGGCTGGGGATGGGACCACGTGGCGGCGGTGCGCGCGGAGGCGGCGGACGCGGTCGGTTGGCCGTGCCGCCAGCCGATTTGCTGTCGGTCGGCATCGTCGAAGAGCCGGCGGCCACTCCGCCGGCGCCGCAACCTTCGGCCGCGGACAACGGTGGCGCGCGTTCACCGGAGTCCGCCTCCAAGCGCAGTCGCGGCGGACGTGGACGAGGCGGCGCAAAGAAGACGGCGGCCGCGGCACCTCCGCCAGCTCCGCCGCCTGCGGCGGAAACGGCAGTTGCACCCGCTGCAAAAGCCAAACGCGGTGCACGGGGCGGCGCGAAGAAGACCGCGACTCGCGCCCGAGCCAAGAAGGGTGCGAGCGCCACGACGGAAGAATGA
- a CDS encoding DNA-3-methyladenine glycosylase, whose translation MTSNAAPKARRSRLTPPLPSEFYNRPTEQVARDLLGTVLECRTPDGVASGRIVETEAYLGEEDLACHAAAGRTARTAPLYGPPGIAYVYFIYGMYWCFNAVTRAEHQPSAVLVRAIEPVRGIDLMRRRRPKVRRDVDLTNGPGKLCLALGITRDHNWAPLQRPPLVIRAGAPVADRDVTVTPRIGITQWAEHHLRWFVTGNAYVSKTPSHFPRRVFGERRAGEG comes from the coding sequence ATGACGAGCAACGCCGCGCCCAAAGCGCGGCGTTCTCGTCTCACGCCGCCGCTGCCATCAGAGTTTTATAATCGCCCCACCGAGCAAGTTGCCCGCGACCTGCTCGGCACCGTGCTCGAGTGTCGGACGCCGGACGGCGTGGCGTCGGGACGCATCGTCGAGACCGAAGCCTACCTCGGCGAAGAGGATCTCGCGTGCCATGCCGCCGCCGGCCGCACCGCGCGAACGGCGCCGCTTTACGGTCCGCCGGGTATCGCGTACGTGTACTTCATCTACGGCATGTACTGGTGCTTCAACGCGGTCACGCGCGCCGAGCATCAGCCGAGCGCGGTGCTCGTGCGTGCGATCGAGCCGGTCCGGGGCATCGACTTGATGCGGCGACGCCGGCCAAAGGTCCGTCGCGACGTCGACCTCACGAACGGTCCGGGAAAGTTGTGTCTCGCACTGGGCATTACGCGCGATCACAATTGGGCGCCGTTACAGCGTCCGCCGCTCGTGATCCGCGCCGGAGCGCCCGTGGCCGATCGCGACGTGACCGTCACGCCGCGCATCGGCATCACGCAGTGGGCGGAGCACCATCTGCGTTGGTTCGTGACGGGAAATGCGTACGTGTCGAAGACACCATCGCATTTCCCGCGGCGCGTGTTCGGCGAGCGACGCGCGGGCGAAGGGTAG
- a CDS encoding glycine C-acetyltransferase, producing MALNTEFTNGLEQVIDQLKADRVYKRLNYLDSPQSAHVQMEGRGDILILSSNNYLGLSDEPSLIDAGIDGLKKWGAGTASVRFICGTYTIHRELEHALARFVGTEASLSFVACWNANEAFTATIAQEGDFIISDALNHASIIDSMRLAKAISKCTTGVYKHADMDDLRARLNEQKSAKRRFIWTDGVFSMEGAIAKLPDILQIARDTNSIVVMDDSHSTGVLGKNGRGTAEHFGVVGEVDVITSTLGKALGGAAGGFVAGSAAVADYLTQRARPQLFSNALPTTVAASALQAVRYVEAHPERVQKLRDNTTYFREQIIEAGFKPLAGETPIVPIIVGETAAAIQMSDLLLEEGVFVTGFGFPVVPQGQARVRCQISAGHSRDDLDQAIRAFKKVGATLGIVR from the coding sequence TTGGCACTCAACACCGAATTCACCAACGGCCTCGAGCAAGTCATCGATCAGCTCAAGGCCGATCGCGTCTACAAGCGGCTCAACTACCTCGACTCCCCGCAGTCGGCGCACGTGCAGATGGAAGGCCGCGGCGACATTCTCATTCTCTCGTCGAACAACTACCTCGGTCTTTCCGACGAACCGTCACTGATCGACGCGGGCATCGACGGATTGAAGAAGTGGGGTGCCGGAACCGCGAGCGTACGCTTCATCTGCGGCACCTACACCATCCATCGCGAGCTCGAGCACGCGCTCGCGCGGTTCGTCGGCACGGAGGCATCGCTCTCATTCGTCGCCTGCTGGAACGCCAACGAGGCCTTCACCGCCACGATCGCGCAGGAGGGAGACTTCATCATCTCCGACGCGCTCAATCACGCGTCGATCATCGACTCGATGCGCCTCGCCAAAGCGATCAGCAAATGCACGACCGGTGTGTACAAACACGCCGACATGGATGATCTGCGCGCGAGGCTCAACGAGCAAAAGAGCGCCAAGCGCCGCTTCATCTGGACGGACGGCGTGTTCTCGATGGAAGGCGCGATCGCCAAGTTGCCGGACATTCTTCAGATCGCGCGCGACACGAACTCGATCGTCGTCATGGACGACTCACATTCGACGGGCGTCCTCGGCAAGAACGGCCGCGGCACCGCGGAGCATTTTGGCGTGGTCGGCGAGGTCGACGTGATCACATCGACGCTCGGCAAGGCACTCGGCGGAGCGGCCGGTGGCTTCGTCGCCGGGTCGGCGGCAGTCGCCGATTATCTGACGCAGCGCGCGCGCCCGCAGCTCTTCTCCAATGCGCTGCCGACGACCGTGGCGGCGAGCGCGTTGCAGGCGGTGCGCTACGTCGAAGCGCATCCCGAGCGCGTGCAGAAGCTGCGCGACAACACGACATATTTCCGCGAGCAGATCATCGAAGCGGGATTCAAGCCACTGGCCGGCGAAACGCCGATCGTGCCGATCATCGTCGGTGAAACGGCGGCGGCCATTCAGATGAGCGACCTGCTGCTCGAGGAAGGCGTGTTCGTCACCGGGTTTGGATTTCCGGTGGTTCCGCAAGGCCAGGCGCGCGTGCGTTGCCAGATTTCAGCCGGCCACAGTCGCGACGATCTCGATCAGGCCATTCGCGCGTTCAAGAAAGTCGGCGCTACACTCGGCATCGTACGGTGA
- the tdh gene encoding L-threonine 3-dehydrogenase — translation MKALVKASAAPGFVLQNVPEPAIRDDEVLIRVKRAGVCGTDVHIYEWDAWAQGRVKPPTIIGHEFAGEVVQVGKLVTDVREGDRVTAEGHIVDGRCLLCRTGNSHVCPHTKIIGVDRDGCFAEYINMPATNVWHLDDNVSFDVGGIHDPMGNAFHTALTADIPGATVLVTGCGPIGIFAVGICKAAGASRIIASDVNDTRLALAKRMGANDIVHPDEAETVVKRYTDGLGVDVVLEMSGVPAAVHQAFALVRVGGRVQMLGIPAKPIDIDFATEIIFKGLTIYGVVGRRMYDTWLMMTRFLRSGQFDPTPVITHRFPLEAADEAMRVIKSGEAGKVIFEIA, via the coding sequence GTGAAAGCGCTGGTGAAAGCATCGGCCGCGCCCGGATTCGTGTTGCAGAACGTTCCCGAGCCGGCCATTCGTGACGACGAAGTCTTGATTCGCGTGAAACGCGCCGGCGTCTGCGGCACCGACGTGCACATCTACGAGTGGGACGCGTGGGCGCAAGGACGCGTCAAGCCGCCGACGATCATCGGTCATGAATTCGCCGGCGAAGTCGTGCAGGTCGGCAAACTCGTCACCGACGTTCGCGAAGGCGATCGGGTGACGGCCGAAGGACACATCGTCGATGGACGCTGCCTGCTCTGCCGCACCGGCAACTCGCACGTCTGTCCGCACACGAAGATCATCGGCGTCGATCGCGACGGATGTTTCGCTGAATACATCAATATGCCCGCAACGAACGTGTGGCATCTCGATGACAACGTTTCGTTCGACGTCGGCGGCATTCACGATCCGATGGGCAACGCCTTTCACACGGCGCTGACGGCGGACATTCCCGGGGCGACGGTGCTCGTCACCGGCTGCGGACCGATCGGCATCTTCGCCGTCGGCATCTGCAAGGCGGCTGGCGCGTCGCGCATCATCGCGTCCGACGTCAACGACACGCGACTGGCGCTGGCGAAGCGGATGGGCGCGAACGACATCGTGCATCCTGACGAAGCGGAAACCGTCGTCAAGCGGTACACCGACGGACTCGGCGTCGACGTCGTGCTCGAGATGTCGGGCGTGCCCGCCGCGGTGCACCAGGCGTTCGCGCTCGTCCGCGTCGGCGGCCGCGTGCAGATGCTCGGCATTCCCGCCAAGCCGATCGACATCGATTTCGCGACGGAGATCATCTTCAAAGGTCTGACGATCTACGGCGTGGTCGGCCGCCGCATGTACGACACGTGGCTGATGATGACGCGCTTTCTGCGCTCCGGCCAGTTCGATCCGACGCCCGTCATCACGCATCGTTTTCCGCTCGAGGCGGCCGATGAAGCGATGCGCGTGATCAAGTCGGGTGAGGCGGGCAAGGTCATTTTCGAAATTGCGTGA
- a CDS encoding TldD/PmbA family protein — protein sequence MGQTRREFIKSASTSAAMAGLAGSFLTGRNAADSLVSPLNPYAAPIAAEPNIKELAAVALDAAKSAGADYADVRFVRNRNQNVSTREQRVAGIADNETYGFGVRTLVNGSWGFAASRDLTREEVSRVAKQAVAQARANRSALVRPVVLAPAPVVANGVWKSPIEIEPFDVAIEDKVGLLLAANKAALAVKGARFVSSSMFFLREEKTFASTDGSFTFQVIYRTEPSMTVTATGNGDFATRQSVDVAPRGLGYEHVRDARLVENASRWADEAVQKLSAKSVDVGRYDLVLHPSHLWLTIHESVAHPTELDRAMGYEANYAGTSFVAPPEKVLGTLKYGSELMNIRGDRTQQGSLSACGWDDEGVQPEDFDIVKRGTFVDYHTTREQALWLDWYYKKRGIPTRSHGCSYAQTWAAVQFQRMPNVSLLPGDKDLGWDDLIAATDRGIAIIGDGSFSIDQQRYNAQFGGQVFYEIKGGKITGMLKDVAYQMRTPEFWGSLDMIGGAKSYHLGGAFGDAKGQPVQVNAVSHGAPVTRFRNVNVINTGRSA from the coding sequence GTGGGTCAAACGCGACGAGAGTTCATCAAGTCGGCGTCGACATCCGCGGCGATGGCAGGTCTCGCCGGCAGCTTCCTCACCGGTCGCAATGCGGCCGACTCTCTCGTCTCCCCGCTCAATCCGTACGCAGCGCCGATCGCCGCCGAGCCCAACATCAAAGAGCTCGCGGCCGTGGCGCTGGACGCGGCGAAGAGCGCCGGCGCCGATTACGCCGACGTGCGCTTCGTCCGCAATCGCAATCAGAACGTCTCCACGCGCGAACAACGCGTCGCCGGCATCGCCGACAACGAGACCTACGGCTTCGGCGTGCGCACACTCGTCAATGGATCGTGGGGCTTCGCCGCGAGCCGCGATCTGACGCGGGAGGAAGTCTCTCGCGTCGCGAAACAAGCCGTCGCTCAAGCACGCGCCAATCGCTCGGCGCTCGTGCGGCCCGTCGTGCTCGCGCCGGCGCCCGTCGTCGCGAACGGCGTGTGGAAGAGCCCCATCGAGATCGAGCCATTCGACGTCGCGATCGAAGACAAGGTCGGACTGCTGCTCGCCGCGAACAAGGCGGCACTCGCCGTCAAAGGCGCTCGCTTCGTCAGCTCGAGCATGTTCTTCCTGCGCGAAGAAAAAACGTTCGCCTCGACCGACGGATCGTTCACGTTTCAGGTCATCTATCGCACCGAGCCGTCCATGACGGTCACCGCTACCGGGAACGGTGACTTCGCCACACGGCAATCGGTGGACGTCGCGCCACGTGGCTTGGGCTACGAGCACGTGCGCGACGCCAGGCTCGTCGAGAATGCCTCGCGCTGGGCCGACGAGGCCGTGCAGAAGCTGAGCGCCAAGTCGGTGGACGTCGGGCGCTACGACCTCGTGCTGCACCCGTCGCATCTCTGGCTCACGATTCACGAGTCGGTGGCGCATCCGACCGAGCTCGATCGCGCGATGGGCTACGAGGCGAACTACGCCGGCACCAGCTTCGTCGCGCCGCCCGAGAAAGTGCTCGGCACCCTCAAGTATGGTTCGGAGTTGATGAACATTCGCGGCGATCGCACCCAGCAGGGTTCGCTCTCCGCCTGCGGGTGGGATGACGAAGGCGTTCAGCCGGAAGACTTCGACATCGTCAAGCGCGGCACGTTCGTCGATTATCACACGACGCGCGAGCAGGCGCTCTGGCTCGATTGGTATTACAAGAAGCGCGGGATACCCACGCGGTCGCACGGCTGCTCGTACGCGCAGACGTGGGCGGCGGTGCAATTCCAGCGCATGCCGAACGTGTCGCTGCTCCCCGGCGACAAGGATCTCGGCTGGGACGATCTGATCGCGGCGACGGATCGCGGCATCGCGATCATCGGCGACGGTTCGTTCTCGATCGACCAGCAACGCTACAACGCGCAGTTCGGCGGGCAGGTGTTCTACGAGATCAAGGGCGGGAAGATCACCGGAATGCTCAAGGACGTCGCGTATCAAATGCGGACGCCCGAATTCTGGGGCTCGCTCGACATGATCGGCGGCGCGAAGAGCTACCACCTGGGTGGCGCGTTCGGCGATGCAAAGGGGCAACCGGTGCAGGTGAACGCGGTGAGCCACGGCGCACCCGTGACTCGCTTTCGCAACGTGAACGTCATCAACACCGGACGCAGCGCGTGA